TCTTCGCGGAATCAGAAGTGATATCTCTTATTGCCCGTGGTGAAGATAAAAAAGATATCGCATTGAGTCTGCACCATTCAATAATTAACCGGGTAATGACCATGGTTTCAAGAATGAATCCTGAACAAAAAATTGTCTTTGCCGGCGGTGTGGCAAAGAATAAATGTATGGTTCAATTGCTGAAGAAAAAATTGGGAAATATATTAGTTCCTGAAGAGCCCCAGATAATCGGCGCCTTGGGCGCAGCAATAATCGCTGCTAAAAATTTTGAAATAATGACAATAAAAGAAAGGAGATAAATATGAACCGAATTAAACCCCTCTATACAATCGCTATCTTGTTAACATTAGCAGGCATAAGCAGTTCTTCAGTTATGCCAATGATCGGGATAGATCTTCAGATGAGAAACAAATATGTATGGCGCGGGGCGGTGTTTAATAATGAACCCGTGCTCTGGCCTGACTTATGGATAAACTGGTCTGGTATTACATTTTGCACTTGGGGATCCCTTGATTTGACGGACACAAAGCAAAAACAATTTCAAATTACCGACTTGGCGTTCTATCTTGATTATACACGGGCTATAGGTCCTATTACGCCCACTATGGGTTTTGTCCTTTACACATATCCTGGGTCTGCTTACGGTCCATCATTTCCGACCACGGGTGAGATCTATCTTAAAATTGGTAGCGATCTAAAACTCGTTCAAGGACTCCTTAGCATAAACTACGATATAATTAAAGCAAAAGGATTTTACGCTTCTCCATCTATTTCAAAAGGTTTCTCTTTTGGTCCACTTGGTGCAAATTTTACACTGGCACTCGGTTTAGCAGATGGCAAACATAATGCCTACTACTACGGACTGGACAAGTTCTGCCTAACCGATTTTGGAGCAACGTTAAAAATTAATTATATACCACCCGGGAATCTATCAAAATACCTAACCATTACCGGAGACATAAATTTTGCTGCAATTGTTGATTCCGAACTCAAAGAGTATATCCAGAGTTTTACAAATACCCAGAACTTGCATGGTGGGTTCGGACTGAGTATCGTGTATTCATTCGGAGGTGAATAGTGGCGCCGACTTTCTTTTTCTGGTCCGCGGCAATAGCATACTTTTTATTTGTAATAACCATTGGTTATGTAATTTGGCGAAAAATCCACAAAGATACCGCCACCCATCAAATTCTTGATTTCTGGATTGCAAGCAGACGTTTTCCTGGTTGGCGTCTGGCAATTTCTCTTACTGCTGGTTGGTTAATGTTAGGATGGTTAGGATACGGTATGTCTATGATTTACCAAATGGGATTATCAGGTATATGGATACTGCCCTTACCATGGTTTATATTATGTTTTATCATAATCTTAATGGTTCCATTTGTGCGTAGATTACCAGCAATTTCACTACCCGAAGCTATTCAAAAAAGATTTGGGGGGCCAACACGCTTAATAATTGGATTATGTTCAATTTTCGTCTTCACATCCTGGACCGGTGCGGAATTATTTATGGTCGGGCATTTGGGGGCGCCGTTTTTGAAGATAACCCCGGTAACGACAATGATTATTGTGGCAATTCCAATAATGATCTACACCTATTTCGGTGGATTCAGGGCTGTAGTGATTACTGATTTTTTACAATTCGTATTTATGGCAATATTTATAACGGTATTGGGTATAGTTAGTATTAACACAGCTTCGGCAATTACAAACGGAGATATCATCAGCACTTTGAAGAATACACCCACCCCTTATTATGGAAAAGATACCATGTTCAATCTTTTTGCCTGTGGTATTGCAATGCCGATTATTCTTTTATTCGCCTATCTCCCGGGATGGATGATTGAACAAGATCTATTATTGAGAATTCAGGGGGCAAATAGTTTAAAAGAAGCAAAGAAGGGTGCCTGGCTTGCGCTTGTTTTGATCACTGTCTTTGTTATAACAATCCCCACAATCATTGCTTTTTGTGCACTCATTCTCTTTCCTCCAGGGTTGGAGTCAAGTGCTAGTGCAATCGGTGCTGACGCAACGGGCATCATCTCCGCAATCATTTTGCAATATTTTCCATTCTGGGCGCAGATTCTTATGCTCGTGGGATTGCTCTCTGCCCAGATGTCTACAGTAGATACCTTTGCTAATGTTACTGCAC
This portion of the candidate division WOR-3 bacterium genome encodes:
- a CDS encoding sodium:solute symporter family protein; its protein translation is MAPTFFFWSAAIAYFLFVITIGYVIWRKIHKDTATHQILDFWIASRRFPGWRLAISLTAGWLMLGWLGYGMSMIYQMGLSGIWILPLPWFILCFIIILMVPFVRRLPAISLPEAIQKRFGGPTRLIIGLCSIFVFTSWTGAELFMVGHLGAPFLKITPVTTMIIVAIPIMIYTYFGGFRAVVITDFLQFVFMAIFITVLGIVSINTASAITNGDIISTLKNTPTPYYGKDTMFNLFACGIAMPIILLFAYLPGWMIEQDLLLRIQGANSLKEAKKGAWLALVLITVFVITIPTIIAFCALILFPPGLESSASAIGADATGIISAIILQYFPFWAQILMLVGLLSAQMSTVDTFANVTALPLTYDIIQPNFMKGLSREKIAQLSRILSMFAIGLALIYAINATSLMDVYILSSGVLTASIAIPAFAIFWKKANRLGVILSSILGFVGNVAFYILEYHIWKHNYSPKWLADTYLGYIIIGLVGSIIGLIVGSLIGKPSTPEEIKVVAPQPLEGVEIFDIAKE